One genomic segment of Blattabacterium sp. (Blaberus giganteus) includes these proteins:
- a CDS encoding MIP/aquaporin family protein — protein MTKICAEIIGTMILVFLGNGVVANVILSKTKGHSKNIDIGWLTIAIGWALAVFMGVTVSAPYSGAHLNPCVTISFAMIGKFSWEMVPFYIFSQFIGAMLGSLFVWFLYKDHFFETQEKQDKLSVFVTIPSIKNLFSNFLSEVLATFIFIFIFLYLSTEGTLLFKEEKYPIGLGSLGALPSALVVLGIILSLGGSTGAAINPVRDLGPRIIYSIIPIPGKGKSNWDYALIPILGPIVGSIIAATLYLFLSS, from the coding sequence ATGACAAAAATATGTGCAGAAATCATAGGTACAATGATTTTAGTATTTTTAGGAAATGGAGTAGTTGCAAATGTTATTTTATCGAAAACTAAAGGTCATAGTAAAAATATAGATATAGGATGGTTAACCATTGCTATAGGATGGGCATTAGCTGTTTTTATGGGAGTAACAGTTTCTGCTCCTTATAGTGGAGCTCATTTAAATCCTTGTGTAACAATAAGTTTTGCCATGATTGGAAAATTTAGTTGGGAAATGGTCCCCTTTTATATTTTTTCTCAATTCATTGGAGCTATGTTAGGATCTTTATTTGTATGGTTTTTATACAAAGATCATTTTTTTGAAACTCAAGAAAAACAAGATAAATTATCTGTTTTTGTAACTATTCCTTCTATAAAAAATTTATTTTCTAATTTTTTAAGTGAAGTATTAGCTACTTTTATTTTTATATTCATTTTTTTGTATCTCTCTACAGAAGGAACTCTTCTTTTTAAAGAAGAAAAATATCCTATAGGTTTAGGATCTTTAGGAGCACTTCCTTCTGCTTTGGTCGTGTTAGGAATTATTTTGTCTTTAGGAGGATCCACAGGAGCTGCTATCAATCCCGTTCGGGATTTAGGTCCAAGAATCATATATTCCATTATTCCGATTCCTGGAAAAGGAAAAAGTAACTGGGATTATGCTTTGATTCCAATACTTGGTCCTATTGTAGGAAGTATAATAGCCGC